Proteins encoded by one window of Thermobaculum terrenum ATCC BAA-798:
- a CDS encoding precorrin-2 dehydrogenase/sirohydrochlorin ferrochelatase family protein has protein sequence MARTHADKIYDYYPAFLDLCRKKVVVVGGGEIATGKVRGLIPCGPDPLVVIAPEVSDYIREKAIEGALTWIQREYTYGDLEGAYICFAATDDKSANAKVAKEARERNIPVLAVDDIPNCDFIAPAVVRRGRLVIAISTNALSPAIASHVRRKIERDFPPHWAHLLEVAATVRERLGPARFTIDPEEWQRALDDDLKSLVWEGKVDEATELLWSRLASDKVELEARA, from the coding sequence ATGGCCAGGACGCACGCTGATAAGATCTATGATTACTACCCTGCATTCCTGGATCTCTGCAGAAAGAAGGTAGTGGTTGTAGGTGGTGGTGAGATAGCCACAGGCAAGGTTAGGGGCTTAATCCCATGCGGCCCTGATCCGCTAGTGGTTATAGCTCCAGAAGTCTCTGACTACATCAGGGAGAAGGCTATCGAAGGTGCCCTTACCTGGATACAGAGGGAGTATACCTATGGAGATCTGGAGGGCGCCTATATATGCTTTGCTGCTACCGATGATAAGTCAGCCAATGCTAAGGTAGCAAAGGAGGCCAGGGAGAGGAATATCCCGGTCCTTGCCGTGGACGACATCCCTAACTGCGATTTTATTGCTCCAGCTGTGGTTCGCAGAGGTAGGCTGGTGATAGCCATATCTACCAATGCCTTGAGTCCTGCTATAGCCAGCCATGTTCGCCGAAAGATAGAGCGTGACTTTCCCCCACATTGGGCCCACCTGCTTGAGGTAGCCGCCACAGTAAGGGAAAGGCTTGGCCCTGCCAGATTTACTATAGATCCAGAGGAATGGCAGCGGGCACTGGATGACGATCTGAAGTCACTCGTTTGGGAGGGCAAGGTAGACGAGGCTACAGAACTGCTTTGGAGCAGGCTGGCTTCGGATAAGGTTGAATTGGAGGCAAGAGCATGA
- the cobA gene encoding uroporphyrinogen-III C-methyltransferase, with protein MSSSGFVSIVGAGPGDPELLTIKAAKRLGCADVIVHDRLIGEGILNYCREDAELIDAGKTPGGHRIQQEDINRLLVDKAREGKFVVRLKGGDPFVFGRGAEEALFLASAGVPFEVIPGVSSSLAGPAAALIPVTHRCVARSVTIATGHDRDNSCDKVFDWEALAKASDTLVFLMAVENLERIVSNLISHGRNPKQLSALVRWATTPEQQVIFAPLQEIVHIARSRHITPPAVLVVGDTVEIGMELSRAIAYGETPEEVMHAHVA; from the coding sequence ATGAGCTCATCCGGGTTCGTTTCTATAGTTGGGGCAGGTCCAGGAGATCCTGAACTGCTTACTATAAAGGCAGCTAAGAGGCTGGGGTGCGCAGATGTGATCGTGCATGATCGCCTAATAGGCGAAGGTATTCTCAACTACTGCCGCGAGGACGCTGAACTAATTGATGCAGGTAAGACTCCTGGGGGACACCGAATACAGCAGGAAGATATAAATAGATTGCTGGTGGACAAGGCCAGAGAGGGCAAATTTGTGGTGAGGCTCAAGGGAGGAGATCCTTTTGTCTTTGGAAGAGGAGCTGAAGAAGCCCTGTTTCTTGCAAGTGCTGGGGTGCCTTTTGAAGTGATACCAGGTGTCAGCTCTTCCCTGGCAGGTCCTGCAGCTGCTTTGATTCCGGTCACCCACAGGTGTGTCGCTCGCTCGGTAACCATAGCTACTGGCCATGATCGGGATAATTCTTGCGACAAGGTATTCGACTGGGAGGCTTTGGCTAAGGCTTCGGATACACTTGTCTTCCTGATGGCAGTAGAGAATCTGGAACGAATAGTGTCCAATCTCATCTCTCATGGTAGGAACCCCAAACAACTTTCTGCGCTGGTTAGATGGGCCACTACTCCCGAGCAGCAGGTGATATTTGCTCCGCTGCAAGAGATCGTACACATAGCCAGATCAAGACACATAACTCCTCCAGCTGTGCTGGTTGTGGGAGATACTGTCGAGATAGGTATGGAACTCTCTAGAGCTATTGCTTATGGGGAGACTCCGGAAGAAGTGATGCACGCACATGTTGCCTAA
- a CDS encoding VOC family protein: MILDIGHPAYSVADIERSIQFYAKLGINEAFRLYNDDGSLMLVYLHVAGDRFIELFPNGSGAGSSAGASYRHLCLLVDDLGLTLQDLRQQGVDIARGPILGRDNNWQAWISDPDGNPIELMQISKDSPQYKAAHSS, encoded by the coding sequence ATGATACTTGACATAGGTCATCCAGCTTACTCAGTAGCTGATATAGAACGCTCTATTCAGTTCTATGCAAAGCTAGGCATAAATGAGGCGTTCAGGTTATATAACGATGATGGCTCATTGATGCTCGTCTACCTGCATGTAGCGGGGGATAGATTCATAGAACTCTTCCCAAATGGGTCTGGAGCTGGAAGCTCTGCTGGTGCATCCTATCGACATCTATGCCTTCTGGTCGATGATCTGGGGCTTACGCTTCAGGATCTGAGACAGCAAGGGGTGGATATAGCCAGAGGTCCTATATTAGGTCGAGATAACAACTGGCAGGCGTGGATTTCCGATCCGGATGGTAATCCTATAGAGTTAATGCAGATCTCTAAGGATTCGCCTCAGTACAAAGCTGCGCATTCAAGCTAG
- a CDS encoding DUF4230 domain-containing protein, which translates to MSSSSPSLSPEPARNRGFVRWIFILLAMVLAITVFLIVGSCLYVRTEVSNLAKGLVPRETVVIDTRQDEVIKSIQQLSRLETAKYTVEKVIGASKTRKYIPSALLGDKILFIAHGEVVAGVDLSKISEKDIRVQGDRVELTLPQPQVFYSRLDNEKSYVYERSTGLFSKPDKDLESKVRATAEDQIRQAAVEDGLLEDAKQNAEQSIRSLMTSMGYSQVQISWKE; encoded by the coding sequence TTGTCTTCCTCGTCTCCTAGCTTATCTCCGGAGCCAGCCCGAAACAGGGGATTTGTAAGATGGATATTCATCCTTTTGGCTATGGTGCTGGCGATCACTGTATTTCTCATAGTGGGTTCCTGTCTCTACGTAAGAACCGAGGTCTCTAACCTTGCGAAGGGGCTGGTTCCTAGGGAAACAGTCGTGATCGATACCCGGCAGGATGAGGTTATAAAGAGCATTCAGCAGCTCTCAAGACTCGAAACAGCTAAATATACCGTAGAGAAGGTAATTGGGGCCAGCAAGACCAGAAAGTATATCCCCAGTGCTCTGTTAGGGGATAAGATTCTGTTTATAGCGCATGGGGAAGTGGTTGCAGGGGTGGATCTTTCCAAGATCAGTGAAAAAGATATAAGAGTGCAGGGTGATAGAGTAGAGCTCACACTGCCCCAGCCTCAGGTGTTCTATAGCAGGTTGGATAACGAGAAGAGCTATGTCTACGAACGCAGTACGGGGCTATTTTCTAAACCTGATAAGGATCTGGAAAGCAAGGTCAGAGCTACAGCCGAGGATCAAATCAGACAGGCTGCTGTAGAAGATGGCCTGCTGGAAGATGCTAAGCAGAACGCTGAACAGTCAATAAGATCGCTTATGACATCCATGGGTTACTCTCAAGTCCAGATATCCTGGAAGGAGTAA
- a CDS encoding sulfite oxidase: MEAHKETGQEYKLGYGLLAAVFAILLIAFFRILFQVRSPIEVLLDRLLTLIPMRWFESLLGFFGGYAKPFAYLVAVLVAIVGGGLFLLIARFLSSTFGTTLRKTFSILCLALAILLAILVLSLGSSPSTLALTLGAVFVYYAGVQYFVSSSQAPKKDVADSSRRRFLRQLGATVIGVAAAGIVVSIIQRLLSQATITSTGKASGNMPEPFTPNDEFYVVSKNILDPNVDSTSWKLRIGGLVQKPFELTLDEIKQLPPVEQDQTLECISNPVGGDLISNAKWKGIRLRDLLEQVQVREGVIDIKFTCADGYTESIPLEKAMEPTVLLAYEMNGEQLPSKHGSPLRLLVPNIFGMKNVKWVERIEAVNEDYKGYWQQQGWSDIATIQTMSQIRVPASNSEIQIGEETEIAGIAFAGSRGINKVEVSTDAGKTWQTAQLDPEIGPLCWRFWRYRWTPESEGYYTLVVRAQDGEGNWQTEERQPTLPSGATGYHSIQVRVTGSSQ; encoded by the coding sequence GTGGAAGCGCACAAAGAAACTGGCCAGGAATACAAGCTGGGTTATGGGCTGCTTGCAGCTGTCTTTGCGATTTTACTCATAGCCTTCTTTCGAATCTTATTCCAGGTCCGTTCACCAATCGAGGTTTTACTTGATAGGCTGCTCACGCTGATTCCCATGAGGTGGTTCGAGTCCCTCCTGGGTTTCTTTGGTGGCTACGCTAAGCCATTTGCCTATCTTGTTGCCGTCCTGGTAGCAATAGTTGGTGGCGGGCTGTTTCTGCTCATAGCAAGGTTTTTATCCTCAACCTTTGGCACGACACTTAGAAAGACGTTTAGTATCCTGTGCTTGGCACTAGCGATATTGCTTGCAATACTTGTCTTGTCTCTTGGAAGCTCACCATCGACTCTAGCCCTTACCCTGGGCGCGGTATTTGTGTACTATGCTGGGGTGCAGTACTTCGTATCCTCGAGTCAGGCTCCCAAAAAAGATGTGGCTGATAGCTCCAGAAGAAGGTTTCTAAGACAGTTAGGAGCGACTGTGATAGGTGTAGCAGCAGCAGGAATCGTGGTATCCATAATACAGAGACTACTCAGTCAGGCAACTATCACATCTACCGGCAAAGCAAGTGGCAATATGCCAGAACCATTCACCCCAAATGATGAGTTCTATGTGGTCTCCAAAAACATCCTAGATCCTAATGTCGATAGTACCTCTTGGAAACTTAGAATAGGAGGGCTAGTACAAAAGCCATTTGAACTGACGCTAGATGAGATCAAGCAGCTACCCCCTGTAGAGCAGGATCAGACCTTGGAATGTATCTCTAACCCAGTGGGAGGAGATCTTATAAGCAATGCCAAGTGGAAAGGCATTAGGTTGAGAGACCTCCTGGAGCAAGTCCAGGTCAGAGAAGGGGTAATAGATATCAAGTTCACCTGTGCTGATGGCTACACGGAATCGATCCCCCTGGAAAAGGCTATGGAACCTACAGTGCTGCTTGCTTATGAGATGAATGGAGAGCAGCTGCCTTCCAAACACGGCTCTCCTCTCCGCCTGCTGGTGCCCAACATCTTTGGTATGAAGAACGTGAAATGGGTCGAACGAATAGAAGCGGTCAATGAGGACTACAAGGGTTATTGGCAACAACAGGGCTGGAGTGATATAGCAACCATCCAAACCATGTCACAGATCAGGGTTCCTGCCAGTAACTCTGAGATACAGATAGGTGAAGAGACAGAGATAGCAGGCATCGCCTTCGCTGGGTCAAGGGGTATAAACAAGGTTGAGGTGAGTACAGACGCAGGAAAGACTTGGCAGACCGCACAGCTCGATCCGGAGATAGGACCATTATGTTGGCGGTTCTGGCGCTACAGGTGGACACCTGAATCTGAGGGTTATTACACTTTGGTAGTGAGGGCGCAGGACGGCGAAGGTAACTGGCAGACTGAGGAGAGGCAGCCAACACTACCATCCGGAGCAACTGGCTATCACTCCATCCAGGTAAGAGTAACCGGCTCGAGCCAATAG
- a CDS encoding branched-chain amino acid ABC transporter substrate-binding protein, which translates to MRKGDKQPSLIAVLVLIFGLLLSACGGSTAGQTPTPGTQGVGSSPSPSPTTAASPSASPSGSPAAQETQTGAKCPEKNETLLIYSSLPMTGPSRVQTVSVVNGMKLALQEHGGKAGGYKVEFKALDDATAAAGKWTQEKETENANRAIRDGATVYLGTFNSGAAAISIPILNEAGIPMISPANTAINLTQPGPPDPKLYESLYRNGPRNYFRVVPADNLQGTAAANWAKELGAKKVYVLNDQEVYGLGLAQVFREHAQKIGLEVLGFEGIDPQAGSYASLMQKIVDKGADLVYFGGLVETGGTQLVKDLRDIEPDPEKIKFMGPDGILESSFIDGAGDAAEGAYGTVAAAPPDKLTGPGKEFYENYKKTFGSEPEPYAIFGHDAMLAALLAIDKACSKDPKDVLKALNNLGTVNGALGKWSFDKRGDTTLRTYHGYQVKDGKWVWVKQLNAGS; encoded by the coding sequence ATGAGGAAAGGGGATAAACAACCATCACTTATCGCTGTTCTTGTCTTAATCTTTGGCTTGTTGTTATCTGCATGTGGTGGCTCTACTGCTGGGCAAACGCCAACCCCGGGTACGCAGGGTGTTGGGAGCTCGCCTTCGCCATCTCCTACAACTGCTGCCTCACCGAGTGCTTCGCCGTCTGGCTCCCCGGCAGCTCAGGAAACTCAGACTGGTGCAAAGTGTCCTGAGAAGAACGAGACGCTCCTGATCTATTCCAGCTTGCCCATGACTGGTCCTTCTCGTGTTCAGACCGTATCCGTCGTGAACGGTATGAAGCTGGCCCTTCAGGAGCATGGTGGTAAGGCAGGTGGGTATAAGGTAGAGTTCAAAGCGCTTGATGATGCTACTGCAGCTGCTGGTAAGTGGACTCAGGAGAAAGAGACTGAGAATGCTAACAGGGCCATCAGAGACGGGGCTACCGTGTATCTGGGTACATTCAACTCGGGTGCTGCCGCTATATCTATCCCTATTCTGAACGAGGCAGGCATTCCGATGATAAGTCCCGCCAATACGGCCATAAACCTGACCCAGCCTGGTCCTCCTGATCCCAAGCTGTATGAGTCCCTGTATAGGAATGGTCCCAGAAACTACTTTAGAGTAGTGCCTGCAGATAACCTCCAGGGTACTGCCGCTGCAAACTGGGCAAAGGAGTTGGGGGCAAAGAAGGTCTACGTGCTCAACGACCAGGAAGTTTATGGTCTAGGTCTGGCTCAGGTCTTCCGCGAGCATGCTCAGAAGATAGGTTTGGAGGTCTTGGGATTTGAGGGTATAGATCCCCAAGCGGGTTCATATGCTTCACTTATGCAGAAGATTGTGGATAAAGGGGCTGACCTGGTTTACTTTGGAGGGTTGGTCGAGACTGGTGGTACTCAGCTTGTCAAGGACCTTAGAGACATAGAGCCCGATCCAGAGAAGATAAAGTTCATGGGCCCTGACGGTATTCTCGAGAGCTCCTTTATTGATGGTGCTGGTGATGCTGCTGAGGGGGCCTATGGAACAGTGGCTGCAGCGCCTCCAGACAAGCTTACTGGTCCAGGCAAAGAGTTCTACGAAAACTACAAGAAGACTTTCGGCTCCGAGCCCGAGCCTTATGCAATCTTCGGTCACGATGCTATGCTAGCTGCCCTGCTCGCGATAGATAAAGCTTGTAGCAAGGATCCCAAGGATGTCCTCAAAGCGCTGAACAACCTGGGTACCGTCAATGGTGCGCTAGGCAAATGGAGCTTTGATAAGCGTGGAGATACGACCCTCAGGACCTACCATGGATACCAGGTAAAGGATGGTAAGTGGGTCTGGGTGAAGCAGCTTAATGCTGGTAGTTAG
- a CDS encoding branched-chain amino acid ABC transporter permease — METFLQVLLDGIALGAVFALIALGYTLVYGILELINFAHGDLFMLTSFMSLTVLDAIGVDSGSPFYVKVIAFLLGLVVPMIFGGVLNVIIERVAYRRLRNAPRLAPLISAIGVSFILIQIGLTWKGPSPVSFPRLWIPPVNLLDWTGLGLRFYLRSLLVIAMTVILLILLRFVVLHTKIGKAMRATSQDRDASALMGININRTISFAFLLGGALAGAAGLMYGLHTGTMVFTRGFETGLKAFTAAVLGGIGNLSGAVLGGFIIGIVESFSNYYLQSTWTNAVIFAILIIILVFRPSGLLGEQVGDKA, encoded by the coding sequence ATGGAGACATTTCTCCAGGTTCTTCTAGATGGTATCGCTCTGGGAGCGGTGTTTGCGCTCATAGCTCTCGGCTATACACTAGTCTACGGTATCCTGGAGCTAATTAACTTCGCTCATGGCGATCTCTTCATGCTCACATCCTTTATGTCATTGACGGTTCTTGATGCTATCGGCGTAGATAGCGGAAGCCCATTTTACGTCAAAGTTATCGCCTTCTTGCTTGGACTTGTAGTTCCCATGATATTTGGTGGGGTGTTGAATGTGATCATAGAGAGGGTAGCGTACAGAAGACTCAGAAACGCCCCTCGTTTGGCTCCCCTTATAAGTGCTATAGGAGTATCTTTCATACTCATCCAGATTGGACTAACTTGGAAAGGTCCCTCGCCCGTCAGTTTCCCGAGGCTATGGATACCTCCCGTCAATCTGCTTGATTGGACTGGTCTTGGACTGAGATTCTACTTGCGCAGCCTTCTAGTAATTGCTATGACTGTTATCCTGCTTATTCTGCTGAGGTTTGTCGTCCTGCATACGAAAATCGGTAAGGCTATGAGGGCTACCTCTCAGGATAGGGATGCTTCGGCTTTGATGGGCATCAACATAAACAGGACCATATCGTTTGCTTTCCTGCTCGGAGGCGCGCTTGCTGGAGCTGCTGGTCTGATGTACGGTCTCCATACGGGTACTATGGTGTTCACCAGAGGATTTGAGACGGGGCTCAAAGCTTTCACAGCCGCTGTTCTTGGAGGCATAGGCAACCTGAGTGGTGCCGTGCTTGGAGGTTTTATCATCGGTATAGTTGAATCCTTCAGTAATTACTACCTACAGTCTACATGGACCAATGCCGTTATATTCGCGATCCTGATCATTATCCTGGTATTTCGTCCCTCTGGTCTATTGGGCGAGCAGGTAGGGGATAAGGCATAG
- a CDS encoding branched-chain amino acid ABC transporter permease, whose product MASWVSKQINSLRENYRKDKVNTVTATIVILAALTWPWVVDPLMRLVLHFSMIDQMFPIIAYILLALGLNIVVGYAGLLDLGYAAFFAIGAYTIAILTSPRSPVAQFLSSNMPFLHVNFWFSLILAFFITAICGVILGAPTLRLRGDYLAIVTLGFGEIVPVIFLNAHSITYGEQGLNAIDQPVIFGFRLGSGPQSTIAWYYLLIAIGAILIFIARRLRDSRIGRAWMAMREDEIAATSMGIDLVRTKLLAFAMGASFSGFVGVMFASRYSFAAPSQFEFSTSVLLLCMVILGGMGNIWGVIVGGFLLGLFDRVLADKISEWGQTLGERTNWSFLLNLDLTKYRYLIFGLTLVIMMLLRPEGILPSAERMAELHEDEEAPEQLYDVRSETHSTGGARS is encoded by the coding sequence ATGGCTTCATGGGTCTCAAAACAGATTAACAGCCTGAGGGAGAACTACAGGAAAGACAAGGTAAACACTGTTACGGCCACTATAGTTATACTAGCGGCGCTAACTTGGCCATGGGTCGTAGACCCCCTGATGCGGCTTGTGTTGCACTTCAGTATGATAGACCAAATGTTCCCTATCATAGCCTATATCCTTTTGGCCCTTGGCCTGAATATAGTAGTGGGTTATGCCGGATTGCTTGACCTGGGGTACGCAGCATTCTTCGCGATAGGTGCATATACGATCGCTATACTGACTAGCCCTAGAAGCCCGGTGGCACAGTTCCTTTCCTCGAACATGCCATTTCTACACGTTAACTTCTGGTTCTCACTAATCCTTGCATTCTTCATCACTGCGATATGTGGCGTGATTCTTGGCGCGCCTACACTACGGTTAAGAGGAGATTACCTGGCGATAGTTACCTTGGGATTTGGCGAGATAGTACCAGTTATATTCCTAAATGCCCACAGCATAACTTATGGAGAACAGGGACTGAATGCTATAGATCAACCTGTGATATTTGGTTTCCGTCTGGGTAGTGGGCCACAGAGCACTATAGCCTGGTACTACCTGCTGATCGCTATTGGGGCGATACTTATCTTCATCGCCCGTCGCCTGCGGGACTCCCGCATAGGTAGGGCATGGATGGCCATGCGGGAGGATGAGATAGCAGCAACTTCGATGGGTATAGATTTGGTTAGAACCAAGCTGCTTGCCTTTGCTATGGGTGCTAGCTTCTCGGGATTTGTAGGAGTTATGTTTGCCAGCCGGTACTCCTTTGCGGCACCTAGCCAGTTCGAATTCAGCACCTCAGTATTGCTCCTGTGCATGGTTATATTGGGAGGTATGGGTAACATCTGGGGAGTAATAGTGGGAGGGTTCCTGCTGGGGCTTTTTGACAGAGTGCTGGCTGACAAAATATCGGAATGGGGCCAGACACTTGGCGAGAGGACTAATTGGTCTTTCCTGCTCAACCTCGACCTTACTAAGTACAGATATCTTATCTTCGGCCTAACCCTCGTTATCATGATGCTTCTGCGACCCGAGGGGATACTCCCAAGTGCTGAACGTATGGCTGAACTGCATGAGGACGAGGAGGCACCTGAGCAGTTATACGATGTAAGATCCGAAACCCATTCTACTGGTGGAGCCCGTTCCTAG
- a CDS encoding ABC transporter ATP-binding protein, which translates to MLLHAHKVTKEFGGLVAVREVDFTIPERSIVSIIGPNGAGKTTFFNILTGLYKPTSGRIEFDGHDITGKPPHEIVKLGMCRTFQNIRLFQNMTALQNVLVGEHVRLKAGLIGAIFRPPSVIREEESAVRKARELLAFVGLRRVEDVTAKHLSYGDQRRLEIARALASDPKLLLLDEPTAGMNPQETAAMTRFISRLREDLGLSILLIEHDMKVVMGISDRVSVLDYGEKISEGTPNEVRSDPRVIEAYLGRAATA; encoded by the coding sequence ATGCTTCTGCATGCGCACAAAGTTACTAAGGAATTCGGAGGATTGGTAGCAGTAAGAGAAGTCGATTTTACCATTCCAGAGAGATCTATAGTCAGCATCATTGGTCCTAACGGTGCTGGTAAGACTACCTTTTTTAACATCCTGACAGGGTTGTATAAGCCAACCTCTGGCAGGATAGAATTCGATGGCCACGACATAACCGGTAAACCTCCTCACGAGATCGTGAAGTTGGGCATGTGTAGGACCTTTCAAAATATAAGGTTGTTTCAGAACATGACTGCTCTTCAAAACGTACTCGTAGGAGAGCATGTGCGGCTGAAGGCAGGGCTTATTGGGGCGATATTCAGGCCGCCATCTGTTATAAGAGAGGAAGAGAGCGCAGTTAGAAAAGCTAGAGAACTTCTAGCCTTCGTTGGCCTTAGGAGAGTGGAGGATGTTACAGCAAAGCATCTTTCCTATGGCGATCAGAGGCGGCTGGAGATCGCTCGTGCGCTTGCCTCAGATCCCAAGCTACTCTTGCTGGATGAACCTACAGCAGGAATGAATCCCCAGGAAACGGCCGCCATGACTCGTTTTATTAGTAGGTTGAGAGAAGACCTGGGGCTAAGCATTCTCCTGATAGAGCATGATATGAAGGTCGTCATGGGGATAAGCGATAGAGTGTCTGTGCTCGATTATGGAGAGAAGATCTCTGAGGGAACGCCTAACGAGGTCAGATCCGATCCAAGAGTTATTGAAGCTTATCTAGGGAGAGCTGCAACAGCATGA
- a CDS encoding ABC transporter ATP-binding protein, protein MLELEDIHVYYGNIHALKGISLHVQRGEIVTLIGGNGAGKTTTLRTISGLIHPRMGTIKLEGKRIDMLPPHEVVARGIGHAPEGRRIFPRMSVKENLELGAYLRNDKDGIRADMERVFTLFPRLKERINQKAGTMSGGEQQMLAIARALMARPKVLLLDEPSMGLAPILVEQIFSIIKEINEQGTTILLVEQNALMALSVAHRGYVIETGKIVLADSAKALQENDMVRKSYLGEE, encoded by the coding sequence ATGCTGGAGCTGGAGGATATACATGTCTACTACGGCAATATACATGCCTTAAAAGGCATATCCTTGCACGTACAGCGTGGAGAGATAGTTACCCTGATAGGCGGTAATGGTGCTGGTAAGACTACTACCTTGCGCACTATCTCAGGACTTATACATCCGAGAATGGGCACCATAAAGCTTGAGGGCAAAAGAATCGATATGTTGCCGCCTCATGAAGTAGTTGCCAGGGGGATAGGTCACGCCCCGGAGGGAAGGAGGATCTTCCCTCGAATGAGTGTGAAGGAGAATTTGGAACTGGGGGCTTACCTGCGCAACGACAAGGATGGAATCAGGGCCGATATGGAGAGGGTTTTTACTCTTTTCCCCAGGTTGAAAGAGAGAATAAACCAAAAGGCTGGTACTATGTCTGGTGGTGAGCAACAGATGCTAGCTATAGCTCGTGCTCTGATGGCCCGACCAAAAGTGTTGTTGCTGGATGAGCCTTCAATGGGCCTGGCGCCGATTCTGGTGGAGCAGATCTTCTCTATCATCAAAGAGATAAATGAGCAAGGTACGACTATACTGTTGGTGGAGCAGAATGCTCTTATGGCCCTGAGCGTAGCCCATAGAGGCTATGTAATAGAAACAGGTAAGATAGTACTGGCTGACAGCGCTAAGGCGCTACAAGAGAACGATATGGTGCGTAAATCTTATCTTGGTGAGGAATAG
- a CDS encoding heavy-metal-associated domain-containing protein, whose product MASTLDLVSFNVPGMTQDSDRSAVYSSLDGVPGIEEVVINLPARLVQVKYDPEEVSPEEIKALIESTGLMVQRYSNGYR is encoded by the coding sequence GTGGCTTCTACTTTGGATCTGGTGAGCTTCAACGTACCTGGAATGACACAGGATAGTGATCGATCCGCAGTCTATAGTTCTCTAGATGGGGTGCCTGGGATAGAGGAAGTGGTGATAAACTTGCCCGCACGCTTGGTGCAGGTGAAATACGATCCAGAAGAAGTCTCGCCCGAAGAGATAAAGGCATTAATAGAATCCACTGGGCTGATGGTACAGCGCTACTCCAACGGCTATAGGTAA
- a CDS encoding LLM class F420-dependent oxidoreductase, which yields MRLRVGVQIKPQHADYDQIRDAWIRAENIGADVLYNWDHFFPLSGDPNGKHFECWTMLAGMAEVTKRVELGALVTCNSYRNPNLLADMARTVDHISKGRLILGIGAGWFEKDYREYGYEFGTAASRLKDLERSLPIIIERWKKLNPGPVRGRIPILIGGSGRKVTLRLVAQYADAWNGFGTPDEARELNKVIDEWCEKVGRDPSEIERSIMIGDEWVDKADYYVEAGVTHLIVGADGPDYNLEPLAKLVEWRNSRQPVVEEAASR from the coding sequence GTGCGACTTAGAGTTGGAGTGCAGATCAAGCCACAGCATGCTGATTATGATCAGATCAGAGATGCCTGGATAAGAGCAGAGAATATAGGTGCAGACGTACTTTATAACTGGGACCATTTCTTTCCACTTTCGGGAGATCCTAACGGCAAGCACTTCGAGTGTTGGACTATGCTGGCCGGTATGGCCGAGGTAACGAAGCGAGTGGAGCTTGGCGCCCTGGTGACCTGCAATTCCTACAGGAACCCTAATCTGCTCGCAGACATGGCCCGTACGGTGGACCATATATCTAAAGGAAGACTCATCCTTGGTATCGGTGCGGGATGGTTTGAAAAAGATTACAGAGAGTATGGTTACGAGTTTGGAACCGCTGCTAGCAGGCTGAAGGATCTGGAAAGGTCGCTGCCTATAATCATTGAGCGCTGGAAAAAGCTTAATCCGGGTCCAGTTAGAGGTCGCATACCCATTCTCATAGGTGGCAGTGGTAGAAAGGTGACTCTCCGCCTAGTAGCGCAGTACGCAGATGCCTGGAACGGTTTTGGCACTCCCGATGAGGCCAGGGAGTTGAATAAAGTCATAGATGAATGGTGTGAAAAGGTGGGGAGAGACCCCAGCGAGATAGAACGTTCCATAATGATAGGTGATGAGTGGGTAGACAAGGCGGATTACTACGTGGAAGCTGGTGTAACCCATCTGATAGTGGGCGCTGATGGCCCTGATTATAACCTCGAGCCGCTAGCTAAGCTGGTCGAGTGGCGTAACAGTAGACAGCCTGTTGTAGAGGAAGCAGCCAGTCGATAG